Proteins from a single region of Nocardiopsis dassonvillei subsp. dassonvillei DSM 43111:
- the rpsT gene encoding 30S ribosomal protein S20 — protein sequence MANIKSQKKRIRQNEKARVRNQAVRSSLKTAVRKFREAAEAGDVEKATVAQRAAARALDKATSKGVIHQNQAANRKSAIAKRLHSLQSA from the coding sequence ATGGCGAACATCAAGTCGCAGAAGAAGCGCATTCGGCAGAACGAGAAGGCTCGTGTCCGCAACCAGGCGGTGCGCTCCTCGCTGAAGACGGCCGTCCGCAAGTTCCGTGAGGCTGCCGAGGCCGGGGACGTCGAGAAGGCCACCGTCGCCCAGCGCGCCGCCGCTCGCGCGCTGGACAAGGCCACCAGCAAGGGCGTCATCCACCAGAACCAGGCCGCGAACCGCAAGAGCGCGATCGCCAAGCGTCTGCACTCCCTGCAGTCCGCCTGA